The following coding sequences lie in one Arachis ipaensis cultivar K30076 chromosome B03, Araip1.1, whole genome shotgun sequence genomic window:
- the LOC110270346 gene encoding uncharacterized protein LOC110270346 isoform X2: protein MVVDLGKHTCTYRFWQLTGMPCMHAISAIQDKNGKRTEEYCHELLTMEAYKRTYYFNVNPVKGQDMWEITSSPAPVPPPIKPKPERPTKKRRKDKGEQPVGSSTKIKRKYNPIRCMYCGEVGHNKRSCAKKKKEDAEEQARQMQLQLAIAKGPAPPTDEPSNNNEVQSHSPPSPPVQPQPAVEVNQPGENPPMQDTQLPVQDLQRGRSPKLHVIKSKARSNAYTQSPVAISVETLKGTTSATAKKMQTFMTFVPTPGFKRPRKKD, encoded by the exons ATGGTGGTGGACTTGGGGAAGCACACTTGCACCTATCGGTTCTGGCAACTCACAG GGATGCCATGTATGCATGCAATTTCAGCCATTCAGGACAAAAATGGTAAGAGGACTGAGGAGTATTGCCATGAGTTGTTGACAATGGAGGCGTATAAAAGGACATACTATTTCAATGTTAACCCGGTGAAAGGACAAGATATGTGGGAGATAACATCCTCACCTGCCCCTGTCCCACCCCCAATTAAGCCAAAACCTGAGAGGCCTACCAAGAAGAGGAGAAAGGACAAGGGAGAGCAGCCAGTTGGGTCAAGTACCAAGATAAAGAGGAAGTACAACCCAATTAGGTGCATGTATTGTGGTGAAGTTGGACACAACAAGAGAAGCTGtgcaaagaagaaaaaggaggatgctGAGGAACAAGCTAGGCAAATGCAACTTCAGCTTGCCATTGCTAAAGGGCCTGCTCCTCCTACAGATGAGCCAAGCAACAACAATGAAGTTCAATCACATTCTCCCCCTTCTCCCCCAGTCCAGCCACAACCTGCGGTGGAAGTCAACCAACCAGGAGAAAACCCACCAATGCAAGATACCCAACTGCCTGTTCAAGACCTTcag AGAGGCAGGTCACCGAAATTGCATGTCATCAAAAGCAAGGCAAGATCGAATGCCTACACCCAGTCACCTGTGGCCATATCTGTTGAGACATTGAAAGGAACAACTTCTGCCACTGCAAAGAAGATGCAAACCTTCATGACATTCGTGCCTACTCCAGGCTTCAAGCGTCCAAGAAAGAAAGATTAA
- the LOC110270346 gene encoding uncharacterized protein LOC110270346 isoform X1 has product MVVDLGKHTCTYRFWQLTGMPCMHAISAIQDKNGKRTEEYCHELLTMEAYKRTYYFNVNPVKGQDMWEITSSPAPVPPPIKPKPERPTKKRRKDKGEQPVGSSTKIKRKYNPIRCMYCGEVGHNKRSCAKKKKEDAEEQARQMQLQLAIAKGPAPPTDEPSNNNEVQSHSPPSPPVQPQPAVEVNQPGENPPMQDTQLPVQDLQVILFYCCFLFSPIAFIYLKLNGSATGLCRVQREAGHRNCMSSKARQDRMPTPSHLWPYLLRH; this is encoded by the exons ATGGTGGTGGACTTGGGGAAGCACACTTGCACCTATCGGTTCTGGCAACTCACAG GGATGCCATGTATGCATGCAATTTCAGCCATTCAGGACAAAAATGGTAAGAGGACTGAGGAGTATTGCCATGAGTTGTTGACAATGGAGGCGTATAAAAGGACATACTATTTCAATGTTAACCCGGTGAAAGGACAAGATATGTGGGAGATAACATCCTCACCTGCCCCTGTCCCACCCCCAATTAAGCCAAAACCTGAGAGGCCTACCAAGAAGAGGAGAAAGGACAAGGGAGAGCAGCCAGTTGGGTCAAGTACCAAGATAAAGAGGAAGTACAACCCAATTAGGTGCATGTATTGTGGTGAAGTTGGACACAACAAGAGAAGCTGtgcaaagaagaaaaaggaggatgctGAGGAACAAGCTAGGCAAATGCAACTTCAGCTTGCCATTGCTAAAGGGCCTGCTCCTCCTACAGATGAGCCAAGCAACAACAATGAAGTTCAATCACATTCTCCCCCTTCTCCCCCAGTCCAGCCACAACCTGCGGTGGAAGTCAACCAACCAGGAGAAAACCCACCAATGCAAGATACCCAACTGCCTGTTCAAGACCTTcaggttattttattttattgttgctTTTTGTTCTCCCCAATTGCATTTATTTACTTGAAGCTAAATGGTTCTGCAACTGGCCTATGCAGGGTGCAAAGAGAGGCAGGTCACCGAAATTGCATGTCATCAAAAGCAAGGCAAGATCGAATGCCTACACCCAGTCACCTGTGGCCATATCTGTTGAGACATTGA